The Tamandua tetradactyla isolate mTamTet1 chromosome 23, mTamTet1.pri, whole genome shotgun sequence genome includes a window with the following:
- the FBRS gene encoding putative fibrosin-1 gives METAAAPGPGWAAEGERRRRRCSRRDRDREQRRRRGPGGDAPRALLAAPRGSSSSSSPPPPARPWSSASSGERPGGPRRRRPRPRPRPPRPRARKRPAGSGSRGEEEEEEEDGGADDGEAEEEPEEEEEEEEEDLIDGFAIASFASLEALQKDASLQPPERLEHRLKHSGKRKRGGSSGATGEPGDSSDREPGRPPGERARKWPSKRRRKEASSRHSLEAGYICDAESDLDERVSDDDLDPSFTVSTSKASGPHGAFNGNCEAKLSVVPKVSGLERSQEQPPGPDPLLVPFPPKEPPPPPAPRPPASPPAPLPAAPSLPPPPQPQLQLRVSPFGLRTSPYGSSLDLSTSSSSRPPPKAPAPPVAQPPPSSSSSSSSSSSASSSSAQLTHRPPTPSLPLPLSSHSFPPPGLRPPPPPHHPSLFSPGPTLPPPPPLLQVPGHPGASAANALSEQDLIGQDLNSRYLNAQGGPEVVGAGGSARPLAFQFHQHNHQHQHTHQHTHQHFTPYPPGLLPPHGPHMFEKYPGKMEGLFRHNPYTAFPPAVPGLPPGLPPAVSFGSLQGAFQPKSTNPELPPRLGPVPSGLPQKGTQIPDHFRPPLRKPGKWCAMHVRVAYMILRHQEKMKGDSHKLDFRNDLLPCLPGPYGALPPGQELSHPASLFTATGAVHAAANPFTAAPGAHGPFLSPSTHIDPFGRPTSFASLAALSNGAFGGLGSPTFNSGAVFAQKESPGAPPAFASPPDPWGRLHRSPLAFPAWVRPPEAARTPGSDKERPVERREPSITKEEKDRDLPFSRPQLRVSPATPKARAGEEGTRPAKESVRVKEERKEEAAAAAAAAAAAAAAAAAAAAAAAGPQGLHLLFERPRPPPFLGPSPPERCAGFLEPTWLAGPPRLARPPRFYEAGEELTGPGAVAAARLYGLEPAHPLLYSRLAPPPPPAPAPGTPHLLSKTPPGALLGAPPPLVPAPRPSSPPRAPGPARADR, from the exons ATGGAGACGGCAGCGGCTCCGGGCCCAGGCTGGGCCGCTGAAGgggagcggcggcggcggcgctgtTCGCGCCGCGACCGAGACCGAGAGCAGCGGCGCCGCCGAGGTCCCGGCGGCGACGCGCCCCGGGCCTTGTTGGCCGCCCCGCGCGGTTCCTCGTCTTCGTCGTCGCCGCCGCCTCCCGCCAGGCCTTGGTCGTCAGCTTCGTCTGGAGAGCGGCCCGGGGGTCCGAGACGGAGGCGGCCCCGTCCCCGGCCTCGGCCTCCGCGACCCCGAGCTCGGAAGCGGCCTGCTGGCTCGGGTAGCcgtggggaggaagaggaggaggaggaagacggGGGCGCAGACGACGGGGAGGCAGAGGAAGAGcctgaggaggaggaagaagaagaggaggaggacttGATAGATGGCTTCGCTATCGCTAGCTTCGCCAGCCTCGAGGCTTTGCAG AAGGATGCATCTCTTCAGCCCCCAGAGCGACTGGAACATCGGCTGAAGCATTCTGGGAAGCGGAAGAGGGGGGGCTCCAGTGGGGCCACTGGGGAGCCAGGGGACAGCTCTGATCGGGAGCCTGGCCGGCCCCCTGGGGAGCGGGCCCGAAAATGGCCCAGTAAACGAAGAAGGAAAGAG GCCTCCTCCCGTCACTCTCTGGAAGCTGGATATATA TGTGATGCGGAAAGCGATCTGGACGAGAGG GTCTCCGATGATGATCTCGATCCATCCTTTACTGTCTCAACCAGCAAAG cctCGGGTCCCCACGGCGCCTTCAATGGGAACTGTGAAGCAAAGCTCTCCGTGGTCCCTAAAGTGTCGGGCCTGGAGCGGAGCCAAGAACAGCCCCCGGGGCCCGACCCGCTGCTAGTGCCTTTCCCCCCGAAGGAACCACCGCCTCCACCAGCCCCTCGACCTCCTGCCTCACCCCCTGCTCCCCTGCCGGCTGCCCCTAgtttgccacccccaccccagccccagctgcAGCTTCGGGTCTCGCCCTTTGGCCTCCGCACTTCTCCCTATGGCAGCAGCCTGGACCTCAGCACTAGCAG CTCTTCACGGCCGCCCCCCAAGGCCCCGGCCCCTCCCGTGGCTCAGCCTCCCCCCTCATCATCCTCttcgtcctcctcctcctcatctgcCTCCTCCTCGTCCGCGCAGCTCACCCACCGGCCCCCGACGCCCTCACTGCCCCTGCCTTTGTCCAGCCACAGCTTCCCCCCACCTGGGCtgcggcccccacccccaccccaccacccttcCCTGTTCTCCCctggccccaccctgcccccacccccacccctgctgcagGTGCCAGGGCACCCTGGGGCCTCAGCGGCTAACGCCCTCTCTG AGCAGGACCTGATCGGCCAGGACCTGAACTCTCGCTACCTGAATGCCCAGGGTGGTCCCgaggtggtgggggcagggggctcGGCCCGGCCCCTGGCCTTCCAGTTCCACCAGCACAACCACCAGCACCAGCATACCCACCAGCACACCCACCAGCACTTCACCCCTTATCCCCCGGGCCTGCTGCCACCCCACGGCCCCCACATG tTTGAAAAATATCCAGGAAAGATGGAAGGCCTTTTCCGGCAtaat CCGTACACGGCCTTCCCTCCCGCAGTGCCCGGCCTCCCTCCGGGCCTCCCGCCGGCAGTCTCCTTTGGCTCCCTGCAGGGGGCCTTCCAGCCCAAG AGCACAAACCCCGAGCTGCCACCACGACTGGGGCCAGTGCCAAGCGGGCTCCCCCAGAAGGGGACACAG ATCCCTGACCATTTCCGGCCACCTTTGAGG AAGCCAGGGAAGTGGTGTGCCATGCACGTGCGCGTGGCTTACATGATCCTGAGACACCAGGAAAAGATGAAG GGTGACTCCCACAAGCTTGACTTTCGGAACGATCTCCTGCCCTGCCTTCCGGGGCCCTATGGGGCCCTGCCCCCTGGGCAGGAGCTCTCCCACCCGGCCTCCCTCTTCACTGCGACTG GTGCCGTCCACGCTGCAGCCAACCCTTTCACGGCAGCTCCCGGGGCCCACGGACCCTTCCTGAGCCCCAGCACCCACATTG ATCCCTTTGGGCGTCCCACAAGTTTCGCCTCCTTGGCTGCCCTCTCCAACGGGGCCTTTGGAGGCCTGGGCAGCCCCACATTCA ACTCCGGCGCCGTCTTTGCCCAGAAAGAAAGCCCAGGGGCCCCACCAGCCTTCGCCTCCCCCCCAGACCCATGGGGCCGCCTACACCGCAGTCCTCTGGCCTTTCCTGCCTGGGTCCGGCCCCCTGAGGCCGCCCGGACACCAGGCTCAGATAAGGAGCGGCCTGTGGAGCGGAGGGAGCCCTCCATCACCAAGGAGGAGAAAGACAG GGACCTCCCCTTCTCACGGCCGCAGCTCCGAGTTTCTCCTGCTACACCCAAGGCCCGGGCTGGTGAGGAGGGGACCAGGCCGGCCAAGGAATCAGTGCGGGTAAAGGAAGAGCGGAAGGaggaggctgctgctgctgctgctgctgctgctgctgctgcagctgccgccgccgctgccgctgccgccgccgctggGCCTCAGGGTCTTCACCTACTGTTTGAGAGGCCCCGGCCACCCCCCTTTCTGGGCCCTAGTCCACCAGAGCGTTGTGCTGGCTTCCTGGAGCCAACCTGGTTGGCTGGGCCCCCACGCCTTGCTAGGCCACCCCGCTTCTATGAGGCGGGTGAGGAGCTGACTGGACCAGGGGCTGTGGCTGCTGCCCGCCTCTATGGTCTAGAGCCTGCCCATCCCCTACTATACAGCCGCttggctcctccaccaccacctgctCCAGCACCAGGAACCCCTCATCTTCTCAGCAAGACCCCTCCAGGAGCCCTTTTGGGGGCACCACCGCCACTTGTGCCCGCCCCCCGACCCAGCTCCCCACCTagggcccctggccctgcccgagctgacaggtga